In Pseudomonas fluorescens, the following are encoded in one genomic region:
- a CDS encoding PTS fructose-like transporter subunit IIB, producing the protein MKLAIVTACPNGMVTSVLCARLLDAAAQRQGWSTSVEVTDVAHPEKQLSAATLDAAEWVLLVTSAPVDMSRFVGKRLFQSTPAQALQDVEAVLRRGAQEAQVYVATEAVVEPVAAVQNAPRLVAVTACPTGVAHTFMAAEALQQAAKRLGYDLQVETQGSVGARNPLSAQAIAEADVVLLAADIEVPTERFAGKKIYRCGTGIALKQAEATLKKALAEGQQESASNTAKTTAKQEKTGVYKHLLTGVSFMLPMVVAGGLMIALSFVFGITAFKEEGTLAAALMQIGGDTAFKLMVPLLAGYIAYSIADRPGLAPGMIGGMLASTLGAGFIGGIIAGFLAGYAAKAINRYARLPQSLEALKPILIIPLLASLFTGLVMIYVVGKPVAEMLAGLTHFLDSMGTTNAILLGVLLGGMMCVDLGGPINKAAYAFSVGLLASQSYAPMAATMAAGMVPPIGLGIATFIARRKFAQTEREAGKAALVLGLCFISEGAIPFAAKDPLRVIPASIAGGALTGALSMYFGCKLMAPHGGLFVLAIPNAINHALLYLLAIVAGSLLTAVVYALVKRPETVELAAEPVTA; encoded by the coding sequence ATGAAGTTAGCCATCGTTACGGCCTGCCCGAACGGCATGGTCACCAGTGTGCTGTGTGCACGGTTGCTCGACGCCGCGGCCCAGCGCCAGGGCTGGAGCACCAGTGTCGAAGTCACCGATGTCGCGCATCCCGAAAAACAACTGTCGGCGGCCACCCTCGACGCAGCCGAGTGGGTGCTGCTGGTGACCAGCGCGCCCGTGGACATGTCGCGGTTTGTCGGCAAGCGGCTGTTCCAGAGTACCCCGGCTCAGGCCCTGCAGGACGTGGAAGCCGTGCTGCGGCGAGGAGCGCAGGAGGCACAGGTCTACGTCGCTACCGAAGCCGTCGTCGAACCTGTGGCGGCTGTCCAGAACGCGCCGCGACTGGTGGCCGTCACCGCCTGCCCGACGGGTGTCGCTCACACGTTCATGGCTGCCGAGGCCTTGCAGCAAGCGGCCAAGCGCCTGGGCTATGACCTGCAGGTGGAAACCCAGGGCTCGGTCGGTGCGCGCAATCCGTTGAGCGCCCAAGCGATTGCCGAGGCCGATGTGGTGCTGCTGGCGGCCGATATCGAAGTCCCCACCGAGCGTTTCGCCGGCAAGAAAATCTATCGCTGCGGCACCGGCATTGCCCTCAAGCAAGCCGAGGCGACCTTGAAAAAAGCCTTGGCCGAAGGCCAGCAGGAAAGCGCATCGAACACTGCCAAGACAACGGCCAAGCAGGAGAAGACGGGCGTCTATAAACACCTGCTGACCGGCGTGTCCTTCATGTTGCCGATGGTGGTGGCCGGTGGCTTGATGATCGCCTTGTCGTTCGTGTTCGGCATCACCGCATTCAAGGAAGAGGGCACGCTGGCGGCGGCGTTGATGCAGATCGGCGGCGACACTGCGTTCAAGCTGATGGTGCCGCTGTTGGCGGGTTATATCGCCTATTCCATTGCCGACCGTCCGGGCCTCGCGCCGGGGATGATCGGTGGCATGCTGGCGAGCACCCTGGGCGCCGGTTTCATCGGCGGGATCATTGCCGGTTTTCTTGCCGGTTACGCGGCCAAGGCGATCAACCGATATGCGCGATTGCCGCAAAGTCTTGAGGCGCTCAAGCCGATCCTGATCATCCCGCTGCTGGCGAGTCTGTTCACCGGTCTGGTGATGATCTACGTGGTCGGTAAGCCGGTCGCCGAGATGCTTGCCGGGCTTACGCATTTCCTCGACAGCATGGGCACCACCAACGCGATTCTGCTGGGTGTGTTGCTGGGCGGCATGATGTGCGTTGACCTCGGCGGGCCGATCAACAAGGCGGCCTATGCGTTCTCGGTGGGGTTGCTGGCGTCGCAGAGTTACGCGCCGATGGCGGCGACCATGGCGGCCGGCATGGTGCCGCCGATCGGCCTTGGCATCGCCACGTTCATTGCCCGACGCAAGTTCGCCCAGACCGAACGCGAAGCCGGTAAAGCCGCCTTGGTGCTGGGGCTGTGCTTCATCTCCGAAGGGGCGATTCCGTTTGCCGCCAAGGACCCGTTGCGGGTGATTCCGGCGAGCATCGCCGGCGGTGCGCTGACCGGTGCGCTGTCGATGTATTTCGGCTGCAAATTGATGGCGCCCCACGGTGGGTTGTTCGTGCTGGCGATCCCGAATGCGATCAACCATGCGCTGCTTTACTTGTTGGCGATTGTGGCGGGGAGCCTGTTGACGGCGGTGGTGTATGCGCTAGTCAAGCGGCCGGAGACGGTGGAGTTGGCGGCAGAGCCCGTCACCGCCTGA
- a CDS encoding alkaline phosphatase D family protein, whose product MSDFNLGRRRVMQAVGAGLLLPGLAPAVIASVKDRPQLTDGVQSGDLLGDRAIIWSRSDRPARMVVEWDTRSLFPNPRRFVSPLADARTDFTARVELTGLPADQAIFYRVQFEDAQSGVASEPWFGHLRSVPQARRDIRFVWSGDTVGQGFGVNPDIGGMRIYEAMRLRLPDFFIHSGDTIYADGPIPAQLTTEGGRVWRNITTEAKSKVAETLDEYRGNYRYNLMDENIRRFNAEVPQIWQWDDHEVVNNWSPGKQLDARYQDKDIHSLVGRARQAWLEYAPMRLQSGDGGGRIYRKLGYGPLLDVFVLDMRSYRGANDDNLGAEKPFLGREQLDWLKREMQASKAQWKVIAADMPIGLGVPDGEVSPGVARWEAVANGDPGSAQGRELEIAELLGFLRAQQVRNFLFLTADVHYCAAHHYHPDRAAFQDFEPFWEFVAGPLNAGSFGSNSLDKTFGPEVVFEKAPSAQNVSPFAGFQFFGEVNIDGQSGELSVVLRDLDGVSVFERKLQPV is encoded by the coding sequence ATGAGCGATTTCAACCTCGGGCGCCGTCGTGTCATGCAAGCGGTTGGCGCCGGGCTGTTGTTGCCGGGGCTGGCGCCGGCGGTGATCGCTTCGGTCAAGGATCGGCCGCAACTCACCGACGGCGTGCAGTCCGGCGACCTGCTGGGCGACCGGGCGATCATCTGGAGCCGCAGCGACCGCCCCGCGCGGATGGTGGTGGAGTGGGACACCCGCAGCCTGTTTCCCAACCCTCGGCGATTCGTCTCGCCCCTGGCCGATGCACGCACCGATTTCACTGCCCGGGTCGAACTTACCGGGCTGCCCGCCGACCAGGCGATTTTCTATCGCGTGCAGTTCGAGGACGCCCAGAGCGGTGTCGCCAGCGAGCCCTGGTTCGGTCACTTGCGCAGCGTGCCGCAGGCCCGCCGTGACATCCGTTTCGTCTGGAGTGGCGACACCGTCGGTCAGGGCTTCGGCGTCAACCCGGACATTGGCGGCATGCGCATCTACGAAGCAATGCGCCTGCGTCTGCCAGACTTTTTTATCCACAGCGGCGACACCATCTACGCCGACGGCCCGATCCCGGCGCAGCTCACCACGGAAGGCGGCCGGGTGTGGCGCAACATCACCACTGAGGCCAAGAGCAAAGTCGCCGAGACCCTCGATGAGTATCGCGGCAACTATCGCTACAACCTGATGGACGAAAACATCCGTCGCTTCAACGCCGAGGTCCCGCAGATCTGGCAGTGGGACGACCACGAAGTGGTGAACAACTGGTCGCCGGGCAAGCAGCTGGATGCGCGTTACCAGGACAAGGATATCCACAGCCTGGTGGGCCGCGCACGCCAGGCCTGGCTCGAATACGCGCCGATGCGTTTGCAGAGCGGCGATGGCGGCGGGCGGATCTATCGCAAGCTGGGCTACGGGCCGCTGCTCGATGTTTTCGTGCTGGACATGCGCAGTTATCGCGGGGCCAACGATGACAATCTGGGCGCTGAAAAACCCTTCCTCGGGCGTGAGCAATTGGACTGGCTCAAGCGCGAAATGCAGGCCTCGAAGGCGCAATGGAAAGTCATCGCCGCCGACATGCCCATTGGTCTCGGCGTGCCCGATGGTGAAGTCAGTCCCGGTGTCGCGCGCTGGGAGGCCGTGGCCAACGGTGACCCCGGCTCGGCCCAGGGGCGCGAACTGGAAATCGCCGAACTGCTCGGTTTCCTGCGGGCGCAGCAGGTGCGCAATTTCCTGTTCCTGACGGCGGATGTGCATTACTGCGCGGCCCATCATTACCATCCGGATCGGGCGGCGTTCCAGGATTTCGAACCGTTCTGGGAGTTCGTCGCCGGACCGCTGAATGCGGGTAGCTTCGGATCGAACTCGCTGGATAAAACCTTTGGTCCTGAAGTGGTGTTCGAAAAGGCGCCGTCAGCGCAGAACGTCTCGCCGTTTGCCGGGTTTCAGTTTTTTGGCGAGGTGAACATCGATGGGCAGAGCGGGGAGTTGAGCGTGGTGTTGCGGGATCTGGATGGGGTGTCTGTATTCGAGCGCAAGTTGCAGCCGGTTTGA